In a single window of the Rhopalosiphum padi isolate XX-2018 chromosome 1, ASM2088224v1, whole genome shotgun sequence genome:
- the LOC132917430 gene encoding LOW QUALITY PROTEIN: troponin C (The sequence of the model RefSeq protein was modified relative to this genomic sequence to represent the inferred CDS: inserted 1 base in 1 codon; deleted 2 bases in 1 codon) — protein MPIYFYHISFXGSSKLSPPIRTQASNSYLPRDSDYKPHQHHYTIILTPQTDTKMDEDDQKVAIMRKAFQMFDTSKSGFIDTLKISTILNTMGQLFDDSELNELIEEVDPDATGKVNFDGFCEIAAHFLEEDDAEAMQEELKEAFRLYDREGNGYITTATLREILAALDDKLGPEDLDGIIAEIDTDGSGTVDFDEFMEMMTGE, from the exons ATGCCTATCTATTTTTACCATATTTCTT TTGGGTCTTCTAAGCTTTCCCCTCCAATTAGAACACAGGCATCAAACAGCTATTTACCTAGGGATTCGGACTACAAACCTCATCAGCAtcactat actattatactaacgcCACAGACAGATACCAAAATG GACGAAGATGACCAAAAAGTAGCCA tcATGCGAAAAGCGTTTCAAATGTTCGACACTTCTAAATCTGGATTTATCGACACGTTAAAAATTAGTACCATACTAAATACTATGGGTCAATTGTTTGATGATTCAGAATTAAACGAACTTATAGAAGAAGTCGATCCAGATG caACAGGAAAAGTTAACTTTGATGGGTTTTGTGAAATCGCTGCACATTTTCTAGAAGAAGATGATGCTGAAGCTATGCAAGAAGAACTTAAAGAAGCCTTCAGACTTTATGATCGCGAGGGTAATGGATATATCACTACTGCTACACTAAGAGAAATATTAGCAGCATTAGATGACAAATTAGGTCCAGAAGACTTGGATGGCATCATTGCTGAGATTGATACAGATGGATCTGGCACAGTTGACTTTGatg agtTTATGGAAATGATGACTGGAGAATAA